The following are encoded in a window of Magnolia sinica isolate HGM2019 chromosome 11, MsV1, whole genome shotgun sequence genomic DNA:
- the LOC131219580 gene encoding indole-3-acetate O-methyltransferase 1, with product MATLQGDNVVVPQMKLERLLSMKGGKGETSYANNSQAQARHARSMLHLLEGTLDAMSLPPPTDTFAVADLGCSCGGNTLFIIDVIIKHLIKRFDASGCAPPEFQAFFSDLPSNDFNTLFQLLSPLTIKGSLEECLAADGARSYYAAGVPGSFYRRLFPAHSINVFHSAFSLHWLSQVPESVMDSKSPAYNKERVFIHGASVYTAQAYKQQYQKDLAVFLRSRSHELKTGGSMFLVCLGRTSVDPTDQGGAGLLFGTHFEDAWNDLVEEGLVDGQKRDHFNIPVYAASLQDFKEVVESDGSFSINKLEIFRGGSPLVLNRPDDAAEVGRALANSCRAVCGVLVDAHLGDQLSNELFDRLERRATIHARELVEHLQFFHIVASLSLR from the exons ATGGCCACTCTTCAAGGAGACAATGTGGTTGTACCACAGATGAAGCTTGAAAGGTTGCTAAGCATGAAAGGTGGCAAAGGAGAGACAAGCTATGCAAACAATTCACAAGCTCAG GCCCGACATGCTCGATCAATGCTTCACCTCCTCGAAGGCACGCTCGATGCGATGTCTCTCCCCCCACCGACAGACACCTTCGCAGTCGCCGACTTGGGCTGCTCTTGCGGCGGCAACACTCTCTTCATCATCGACGTTATCATCAAACACCTGATCAAGCGCTTCGATGCGTCTGGATGCGCACCACCTGAGTTCCAAGCCTTCTTCTCCGATCTACCATCGAACGATTTCAACACACTCTTCCAGCTTCTCTCTCCCTTAACCATTAAAGGCAGCCTAGAGGAGTGTCTCGCCGCCGATGGGGCCCGCTCTTACTACGCGGCGGGCGTCCCGGGATCGTTCTACCGTCGATTATTCCCGGCCCACTCGATCAACGTCTTCCATTCAGCCTTCTCCTTGCATTGGCTCTCTCAG GTGCCTGAGAGCGTGATGGACAGCAAGTCTCCTGCATATAACAAGGAAAGGGTGTTTATACACGGAGCTTCGGTGTATACGGCGCAGGCATACAAGCAACAGTACCAGAAGGACTTGGCGGTTTTCCTGAGGTCACGGTCGCATGAGCTGAAAACGGGAGGGTCTATGTTTCTGGTTTGCTTGGGCAGAacttcggtggaccccacagatcaaggtggggccgggCTTCTATTCGGGACCCACTTCGAGGACGCTTGGAATGACTTGGTGGAAGAG GGTCTAGTGGACGGCCAGAAACGCGACCACTTCAACATTCCGGTGTATGCAGCCAGCCTACAAGATTTCAAGGAAGTGGTCGAATCCGATGGCTCATTTTCGATCAACAAGCTTGAGATCTTCCGTGGCGGTAGCCCATTGGTGCTGAACCGTCCGGATGATGCCGCCGAGGTGGGCCGCGCCCTCGCCAACAGCTGCAGGGCCGTGTGTGGCGTTTTGGTGGACGCCCATCTCGGCGATCAGCTTAGCAATGAGCTCTTTGATAGGCTCGAACGGAGGGCCACGATCCATGCCAGGGAGCTGGTGGAGCATCTACAGTTCTTTCATATAGTGGCCTCACTTTCTTTAAGGTAG